TAAATTACTCCTCGGTCAATTAATCCGTCAAGGCCGGAAAGGGCGGGGCCGGCCCCTTACCGGGCGGATCGGCTTATTCGCGCTGATTCCGCCTTACCGGCGGCTTCCGGTGCGGTCCTTACCTATTCGTAACGGAGGGCGTCGATGGGATTCAGCCTGGCGGCCTTGCGCGCCGGATACCACCCGAAGAAGATGCCAGTGGCGCCGCTGAAGGCGAAGGCGACCGCAACGGAGGAGGGCGAGATGCGCACCGCCCAGCCTTGCACCGAGGACAGGAAGGCGGAAGCCCCCATGCCCACGCCTATGCCCAGCAATCCCCCGCATAGGCTGATGGCCAGCGCTTCCACCAGGAATTGTAGCAGGATGTCGCGACCGCGCGCGCCTACCGCCAGGCGGATGCCGATCTCGCGGGTGCGCTCGGTGACCGAGACTAACATGATGTTCATGATGCCGATGCCTCCCACCAGCAGCGAAATGCCGGCGATGCTGGACAAGAGCAAGGTCATGGTCTGCGACATGCTGCCCGCCGCCTGGGCGATTTCGGTTTGGGTGCGGATCTGGTAGCTGGGTTCTTCCCCCGGGGGAACGCGGAAGCGGCGGCGCAGCACCTCGTCGATCTGCCGGGTGGCTTCGGGCATGAGGTCTTCGCTGGCGGCGGAAGCGATCAAGGTCATGGCATACTGGGCGCCCTGGACTTTCTTGAGCACCGTCTCGTACGGGGCGATCAGGATGTCGTCCTGGTCCTGCCCGAATGAGCCTTGGCCTTTGGCCTCCAACAAGCCGACGATCTTAAAGGGCAAATTCTTCACGCGGATGGTCTGGCCTACCGGATCGACCCCTTCGCCGAAGAGGTTCTTGGCTACGGTCTGGCCGATCAGGGCCACCTTGTTCCCGGAACGTTCGTCGCTCTGCGAGTAGGGTGCCCCCGACACCAGGGCCCAATTGCGGATGTCCAGGTATTCGGGATACGCGCCGTATGCGCTGGTCCGCCAGTTCTGGCTGCCGTACTTCACCTGGACACTCGAGCGCACCGTGGGGGTGATGAACTTGACAGCGGGAGCATCCTTACGGATGGCTTCTACATCGTCCCCGGTGAAGCGGCTCGAGGTCGAGGCGTC
This region of Fibrobacterota bacterium genomic DNA includes:
- a CDS encoding ABC transporter permease; translation: MRFSALMLIALRSMMRNKLRSFLTMLGIIIGVGSVITMMAVGQGAKSMVESSIASLGTNVINVFGGGGGPGNVRQDASTSSRFTGDDVEAIRKDAPAVKFITPTVRSSVQVKYGSQNWRTSAYGAYPEYLDIRNWALVSGAPYSQSDERSGNKVALIGQTVAKNLFGEGVDPVGQTIRVKNLPFKIVGLLEAKGQGSFGQDQDDILIAPYETVLKKVQGAQYAMTLIASAASEDLMPEATRQIDEVLRRRFRVPPGEEPSYQIRTQTEIAQAAGSMSQTMTLLLSSIAGISLLVGGIGIMNIMLVSVTERTREIGIRLAVGARGRDILLQFLVEALAISLCGGLLGIGVGMGASAFLSSVQGWAVRISPSSVAVAFAFSGATGIFFGWYPARKAARLNPIDALRYE